A single window of Cytobacillus dafuensis DNA harbors:
- a CDS encoding helix-turn-helix domain-containing protein has protein sequence MDIGAKIRAIRKRKMITIAQMCEATGLSKGFISNVENNNTSPSISTLQTISGFLGVPLPYLLLEKQQHMRVVRKNARTNSSYNNLKIEHLTSKGGLRMMIVEFPPGASMGEPNVHEGEECHLVLEGKLLAEQGEDSVIIEEGDSFSWNACVPHFVKNIGDGKAVVLIAIHSDSELHDVL, from the coding sequence CTGGATATTGGAGCAAAAATTCGTGCGATACGAAAAAGGAAAATGATCACAATTGCACAAATGTGTGAAGCAACAGGACTTTCAAAGGGATTTATTAGCAATGTCGAAAACAATAACACTTCCCCTTCTATTAGTACTTTACAAACCATTAGTGGCTTTTTAGGGGTTCCTTTGCCTTATTTATTGTTAGAAAAGCAGCAACATATGCGTGTAGTTAGAAAAAACGCAAGAACCAATTCTTCCTATAATAATTTAAAGATTGAGCATTTAACTTCTAAAGGCGGATTAAGAATGATGATTGTAGAATTTCCTCCCGGAGCATCGATGGGCGAACCAAATGTGCATGAAGGAGAAGAATGTCATCTAGTATTAGAGGGAAAACTCCTTGCTGAACAAGGTGAAGACTCTGTTATTATTGAGGAGGGTGATTCTTTTAGTTGGAATGCTTGTGTACCACATTTTGTTAAAAATATTGGGGATGGAAAAGCTGTTGTTTTGATAGCGATTCACTCAGATTCTGAACTTCATGACGTATTGTAA
- a CDS encoding SRPBCC family protein produces the protein MLAEIKKMDHFYLAHFERQLHHSVEKVWSMLTNNEMLSKWFSELSVEELREGGIIKFDMQDGTFEELEITELKMFSVLQYTWGEDCVRFELYPVSEGCRLILKEKINKMTDHTPKDLAGWHVCLEVIKALLDGRAFHSRESEWKKWHDKYIQAIEEVNEN, from the coding sequence ATGTTAGCAGAAATAAAAAAAATGGATCATTTTTATCTCGCCCATTTTGAACGCCAGCTCCATCATTCTGTTGAAAAAGTATGGTCTATGCTAACAAACAATGAGATGCTATCAAAATGGTTTTCAGAACTTAGTGTGGAAGAACTCCGTGAGGGTGGAATCATTAAGTTTGACATGCAGGATGGTACATTTGAGGAGTTGGAAATTACTGAACTCAAAATGTTTTCCGTATTACAGTATACGTGGGGAGAAGATTGTGTCCGTTTCGAATTATATCCAGTGTCAGAGGGCTGTCGCCTAATCTTAAAGGAAAAAATAAATAAAATGACTGATCATACTCCTAAAGATCTCGCTGGATGGCATGTATGCTTAGAGGTTATTAAAGCGCTTCTCGATGGAAGAGCCTTTCATTCTAGAGAATCCGAATGGAAAAAATGGCATGATAAATACATTCAGGCTATTGAGGAAGTAAATGAAAATTAG
- a CDS encoding NAD(P)/FAD-dependent oxidoreductase has protein sequence MQTFIVIGAGILGASTAFHLAKSGAKVYLIDRNEPGQATDAAAGIICPWLTQRRNKAWYKLAKEGAKYYSTLIRLLEEDGETNTGYKKVGAISIHTDEMKLDKMEERAYKRKEDAPEIGEISRLSASSVKELFPPSADHFSAVHISGAARVNGRALRQSLVKAAQKNGAVIIQGNAELLFHDGKVQGAKVEGETYLADQIIVTAGAWANELLQPLGVNFLVSSQRGQIVHLRLTNTDTSNWPVIMPPNNQYILALEDGRIVIGTTHEDDKGFNRIVTAGGLHEIFDKALSIAPDLYDCEVVETRVGFRPFTPGFLPVIGPLPGFEGILVANGLGASGLTIGPYLGLELAKLALGKSVDIDLSLYDVDGAIE, from the coding sequence ATGCAAACATTTATTGTCATTGGCGCAGGTATATTAGGTGCTTCAACTGCCTTTCATCTTGCTAAATCAGGAGCGAAGGTTTATTTGATAGATCGAAATGAACCCGGCCAAGCTACTGATGCAGCTGCAGGTATTATTTGTCCATGGCTGACACAACGACGTAATAAAGCATGGTACAAACTTGCTAAAGAAGGGGCAAAATATTATTCGACTTTGATTCGGTTATTAGAAGAAGATGGTGAAACCAATACCGGCTATAAAAAAGTTGGTGCCATTAGTATTCATACAGATGAAATGAAATTAGACAAAATGGAGGAACGTGCATATAAACGTAAAGAAGATGCACCCGAAATAGGAGAAATTTCTCGTTTGTCAGCATCTTCAGTAAAAGAGTTATTTCCTCCATCGGCAGATCATTTTTCTGCTGTTCATATTAGCGGGGCAGCTCGTGTTAATGGAAGAGCGTTACGTCAATCTCTTGTTAAAGCTGCTCAGAAGAATGGTGCTGTCATTATTCAAGGAAATGCTGAATTATTATTTCATGATGGGAAAGTGCAAGGTGCAAAAGTAGAGGGCGAGACTTACCTTGCTGATCAAATAATTGTCACTGCAGGCGCTTGGGCAAATGAATTATTACAGCCACTTGGGGTAAATTTCCTCGTATCATCGCAAAGAGGTCAAATTGTACATCTTCGTTTGACTAATACGGATACAAGCAATTGGCCTGTAATTATGCCACCAAATAATCAATACATACTGGCTTTAGAAGATGGCAGAATTGTAATAGGAACCACACATGAAGATGATAAAGGATTTAACCGAATTGTAACAGCTGGTGGGTTACATGAAATATTCGATAAAGCTTTATCTATTGCACCAGATCTCTATGATTGTGAAGTAGTTGAAACAAGAGTAGGATTTCGGCCATTCACACCTGGATTTCTACCTGTGATTGGTCCATTGCCTGGCTTTGAAGGAATATTAGTTGCTAATGGCCTAGGTGCATCTGGGTTAACCATTGGACCTTATTTAGGATTAGAATTAGCAAAGCTTGCTCTTGGAAAGTCTGTTGATATTGATCTTTCTCTCTACGATGTTGATGGAGCGATAGAATGA
- a CDS encoding HAD family hydrolase, which produces MIKAIFFDLDDTLLWDQKSVKEAFVATCKLAEERYGLDPYQFEEAVREEARNLYSSYETYPFTQMIGINPFEGLWGNFLDDHDEFRIMKEIVPNYRREAWTLALKKFGVDDPDFGHELAERFPQERRNTPFVYEETFHVLDTLKDNHKLLLLTNGSPDLQHTKLTITPEIAPYFDHIVISGDFGRGKPDPSIFEHALSLMSLKKEEVIMVGDNLMTDILGANRAGIISVWINRHNKEKSEVIPSYEIKHLEELYPLLEELKRMV; this is translated from the coding sequence ATGATAAAAGCTATTTTTTTCGATTTAGATGATACTCTACTTTGGGATCAAAAAAGTGTAAAGGAAGCCTTCGTAGCTACTTGTAAATTAGCAGAAGAGCGCTATGGATTAGACCCTTATCAGTTTGAAGAAGCCGTTCGAGAAGAAGCAAGAAATCTATACTCTTCTTATGAAACTTATCCTTTTACACAAATGATAGGGATCAATCCGTTTGAAGGATTATGGGGCAATTTTTTGGATGATCATGATGAATTTAGAATAATGAAGGAAATCGTTCCTAATTATCGTAGAGAGGCTTGGACATTAGCACTTAAAAAATTCGGTGTGGATGATCCAGACTTTGGACATGAATTAGCAGAAAGGTTCCCACAAGAACGCCGAAACACCCCGTTTGTGTATGAAGAAACATTTCATGTTTTAGACACTTTAAAAGATAACCATAAACTCCTTTTATTAACAAATGGTTCACCCGATTTACAACATACAAAATTAACGATCACACCAGAAATTGCTCCATATTTTGACCATATCGTTATTTCTGGCGATTTTGGAAGAGGGAAGCCAGATCCATCTATTTTTGAACATGCATTATCTCTCATGTCTTTGAAGAAAGAAGAAGTGATCATGGTAGGAGATAACTTAATGACAGATATTCTTGGTGCAAATAGAGCTGGAATAATATCTGTGTGGATTAATCGTCATAATAAAGAAAAAAGTGAAGTTATTCCTTCGTATGAGATTAAGCATTTGGAGGAGCTCTATCCATTATTAGAAGAGCTAAAGAGAATGGTATAA
- a CDS encoding alpha/beta fold hydrolase, producing MPILNVDGCSIHYNVQGKGTPIVFIHPPLLTSINFLYQMEDLSQHYQVITFDIRGHGKSQYSQRPITYKLIAEDLKQLLDHLEIKKAFICGYSTGGSITLEFLLTFPDRALGGIIISGMPYVNDDNLRKKISLGVKLANAGAKKVLTWAISFGNADRIKIFKKMVAEARLGDIRNIEQYYRYSLQYNCTDQLNRINHPILLVFGKKDKSFHQYAMLLSEKLPNNELKFTNTSHQIPTKAANELNEMIKQFCNDQNRKNNVDTYLI from the coding sequence ATGCCAATTTTAAACGTTGATGGATGCAGTATACACTATAATGTGCAAGGAAAAGGAACACCAATCGTTTTCATTCATCCTCCTTTACTTACATCTATTAATTTTCTTTATCAAATGGAAGATTTATCACAGCATTATCAAGTCATTACTTTTGATATTCGCGGTCATGGAAAAAGTCAATATTCACAGAGACCGATAACGTATAAGCTAATTGCTGAAGATTTGAAACAGCTATTGGATCATTTGGAAATAAAGAAAGCATTCATATGCGGATATTCCACTGGAGGATCAATTACACTTGAATTCTTACTGACTTTTCCGGATAGAGCATTAGGCGGGATAATCATCAGTGGCATGCCTTATGTAAATGATGATAATTTGCGGAAAAAGATTTCTTTAGGAGTTAAACTGGCAAATGCAGGAGCAAAAAAAGTTTTGACATGGGCGATATCTTTTGGAAATGCAGATAGAATTAAAATTTTTAAAAAGATGGTTGCTGAAGCTCGACTAGGAGATATTCGGAATATCGAACAGTATTATAGATACAGTTTGCAGTATAATTGTACCGATCAGCTTAACCGCATAAATCATCCGATTTTATTAGTTTTTGGCAAGAAGGATAAATCATTTCATCAATACGCAATGCTGCTTAGTGAGAAATTACCTAATAATGAATTAAAATTTACAAATACATCACATCAAATCCCGACAAAAGCTGCTAATGAGTTAAATGAAATGATCAAGCAATTTTGCAATGACCAAAATAGGAAAAATAATGTAGATACTTACCTAATTTAG
- the pepF gene encoding oligoendopeptidase F, with protein MKTYTSRNEVPELEKWNLADIYPDISNWEEDYEQIEGLAKELKGFDGEIHDGQALYQFLKLKENLSYMLNKVFAYAMLKVDEDTRETKSQALMDRAKQLSVKVSASTSYFMPYLLSLDEETLKEYIGAIEGLEYFAEDLWESFRYKKHVLSKEQEEVLSNLGEALSAPSHTFGMINNADIKFGEVTGEDGKKIELTRGMYSKLMEDEDREKRREAYKAYYKPYMQLKNSIASTLSATIKNNVTMARLRHYPSALEKALFGDQVPKEVYENLILTTKKNITPMHQYTQIRKKMLSLDELRQYDLSVPLVKGIKPVITYEEAYDTMIKALAPLGEEYIKILKEFKDARYIDVRETPGKRSGAYNLGVYGIHPFILLNHHDDLDSLFTLVHECGHGVHSKLSAQHQPQITARYSIFVAEVASTVNEVLLINYLLNIETDPEIRKYLLNHFIDQFKGTFYTQIMFAEFEKLTHEMAEKGLPLNVDVFNQTYEALFKEYNGEEIIFDDELKYGWSRIPHFYRPFYVYKYATGFASAIHLATKILEGDQDTLNSYLEFLKSGSSDYPLELLKKTGVDLTTPLPIENAIKRFAELVDEFSNF; from the coding sequence ATGAAGACATATACGAGCAGAAATGAAGTACCGGAATTAGAAAAATGGAATTTAGCTGATATTTATCCTGATATTAGTAATTGGGAAGAGGATTATGAGCAAATTGAAGGACTAGCTAAGGAATTAAAAGGATTTGACGGGGAAATTCATGACGGCCAAGCATTATATCAATTTCTAAAACTAAAAGAAAATTTATCTTATATGCTCAATAAAGTTTTTGCATATGCCATGCTGAAGGTTGATGAGGATACAAGGGAAACAAAATCTCAAGCATTAATGGATCGAGCAAAGCAGCTAAGTGTGAAGGTTAGTGCTTCTACTTCCTATTTCATGCCATATTTACTAAGTTTAGATGAGGAAACATTGAAGGAATACATAGGAGCAATTGAAGGATTAGAATATTTTGCAGAGGATTTATGGGAGTCATTCAGGTACAAGAAGCATGTATTAAGCAAGGAGCAAGAAGAGGTTTTATCAAATTTAGGTGAGGCTTTATCTGCTCCAAGTCATACATTTGGAATGATCAATAATGCTGATATCAAATTCGGGGAAGTCACTGGTGAAGATGGGAAAAAAATTGAACTGACACGAGGAATGTATTCTAAACTAATGGAGGATGAAGATCGTGAAAAGCGGAGGGAGGCTTATAAAGCATATTATAAACCCTATATGCAATTAAAAAACTCCATTGCTTCTACACTTTCAGCCACTATAAAAAATAATGTAACAATGGCAAGGCTTCGTCATTATCCATCCGCGTTAGAAAAAGCATTATTTGGTGACCAGGTTCCAAAAGAGGTCTATGAAAACCTTATACTTACGACAAAAAAGAATATTACTCCAATGCATCAATACACACAGATTCGCAAGAAAATGCTCAGTTTAGATGAATTAAGGCAATATGATTTAAGTGTACCTCTCGTAAAAGGCATAAAACCCGTGATAACGTATGAAGAAGCCTACGATACAATGATAAAGGCTTTAGCACCACTTGGAGAAGAATATATAAAAATTCTAAAAGAATTTAAAGATGCACGATATATTGATGTCAGGGAAACACCTGGTAAGCGATCAGGGGCCTATAATCTAGGCGTGTACGGTATTCATCCTTTCATCCTCTTAAACCATCATGACGATTTAGATAGTTTATTCACGCTTGTTCATGAATGCGGTCATGGCGTTCATAGCAAATTGAGCGCTCAGCATCAGCCGCAAATTACTGCAAGATATAGCATATTTGTTGCAGAGGTTGCATCAACCGTTAATGAAGTGCTTTTAATAAACTATTTATTAAATATTGAAACAGATCCAGAAATACGTAAGTATCTACTTAATCATTTCATTGATCAATTTAAGGGAACCTTCTATACACAAATAATGTTTGCCGAGTTTGAGAAATTAACACATGAAATGGCGGAAAAGGGACTGCCATTAAATGTCGATGTGTTTAATCAAACATACGAAGCACTTTTTAAGGAATACAACGGTGAAGAAATTATTTTCGATGACGAATTGAAATATGGCTGGTCGAGGATTCCTCACTTTTATCGTCCTTTTTATGTTTACAAATATGCAACAGGATTTGCTTCAGCCATCCATCTCGCAACGAAAATCCTTGAAGGGGATCAAGATACTCTAAATTCTTATTTAGAGTTTTTAAAAAGCGGAAGTTCAGATTATCCACTCGAATTATTGAAAAAAACCGGTGTAGATTTAACAACGCCTCTTCCGATTGAAAATGCAATTAAACGCTTTGCTGAACTAGTTGATGAATTTTCGAATTTTTAA
- a CDS encoding DUF2834 domain-containing protein, with protein sequence MKKLYLILGLIGTVFPYYFFIQFLRDNGLDLGLLMELLFTNTISSFFAVDFLISCVVFLVFMFNESRKYNIKEKWICLLSLFTVGLSLALPLFLFFRHSYIKSKDEV encoded by the coding sequence GTGAAAAAATTATATTTAATATTAGGGCTAATTGGTACTGTTTTTCCGTATTATTTTTTTATTCAGTTCCTAAGGGATAATGGACTTGATTTAGGTTTATTAATGGAATTATTATTTACTAACACGATATCGTCCTTTTTTGCAGTTGATTTTTTAATATCATGTGTTGTTTTCTTGGTATTTATGTTCAATGAATCACGAAAGTATAACATTAAAGAAAAATGGATTTGTCTTTTATCTCTTTTTACAGTTGGATTATCTTTAGCACTACCTTTATTTTTGTTTTTTAGACATTCTTATATTAAGAGTAAAGATGAAGTATAA
- a CDS encoding RDD family protein — protein MNQNHDEVGIKTPEYVSLQFQLAGLGSRSAAFIIDQLILMIVNILIIVLLFFILIGQQDFMLWASMNSVSFAIAIILLFILNWGYFFAFEYFSGGRTIGKKVIGIRVIQENGHSITLLSSFIRNFLRIIDSLPVYYFLGLIMIFFHSKHKRIGDLVAGTIVVHERKTKKNKLTAIEKEIEKRGLTKDDVDIDEWALKSFDTKEWNLIKTYTNRFMQLPYDERNQLTIKVAEIMLPKTGIVMSGKNYQNLEDILLVLYLKLKDEWEYEL, from the coding sequence TTGAATCAAAATCATGACGAAGTTGGCATAAAAACTCCTGAATATGTATCACTTCAGTTTCAGCTTGCTGGACTAGGGAGTAGATCGGCTGCTTTTATAATCGACCAGCTAATATTAATGATTGTAAATATTTTGATCATCGTCTTACTTTTTTTCATTTTAATTGGTCAGCAAGACTTTATGTTATGGGCTAGTATGAATTCTGTCTCGTTTGCCATTGCGATTATTTTATTATTCATCCTTAATTGGGGTTATTTCTTTGCTTTTGAATATTTTTCAGGAGGAAGAACAATTGGAAAGAAGGTAATCGGCATAAGAGTAATTCAGGAGAACGGACACAGCATTACACTCTTATCAAGCTTTATCCGAAATTTTCTCCGCATCATCGATTCTTTGCCAGTTTATTATTTCCTTGGCCTAATCATGATCTTTTTCCATTCAAAGCATAAGAGAATTGGAGATCTTGTCGCAGGGACGATCGTTGTTCATGAAAGAAAGACGAAAAAGAATAAGCTAACAGCCATCGAAAAGGAAATCGAAAAACGCGGACTGACGAAAGATGACGTTGATATTGATGAGTGGGCATTGAAATCCTTTGATACGAAGGAATGGAATCTTATAAAAACCTATACGAACCGATTTATGCAATTACCTTATGATGAAAGAAACCAATTAACAATAAAAGTCGCTGAAATTATGCTGCCGAAAACAGGAATAGTAATGTCAGGAAAAAATTATCAAAATCTAGAAGATATACTTCTAGTACTTTATTTGAAACTAAAGGATGAATGGGAATATGAATTGTAA
- a CDS encoding stage II sporulation protein M: MNVKQFVKQHRDEWKQLELLSGVLQKKRNNFSGTDINQFHRLYQKAAQNLSYSQTYFPKEEVTLYLNSLVSKSHNLLYKDQMTSVNQIRYFFSTKFIGLLLEQWKFIIVALLLFTLGAAGSFFSVVNDPLHIYSILPAEMAQGVDPEQLGSNDGNVDSSLMSASIMTNNIQVAILAFAGGVTFGLLTVYLLIYNGIIVGALAALFWHYGKTYDFWAYIVPHGMIELTAIFIAGGAGLLMGYKLFVPGNFTRGFQLKQQAKRSVQLLLGTIPLFVIAGIIEGFITPAAISLEAKYAVAFLTVIGLILYIAIGRLKLMKNQAIRDFDS, translated from the coding sequence ATGAATGTTAAGCAATTTGTTAAGCAACACCGAGACGAATGGAAACAGCTTGAATTATTATCAGGAGTTCTCCAAAAGAAAAGAAACAACTTTTCTGGAACTGATATTAATCAATTTCATCGACTATACCAAAAAGCTGCCCAGAACCTTTCATACAGTCAAACATACTTTCCAAAAGAAGAAGTAACGCTATATTTAAATTCTCTTGTATCGAAATCACATAATCTTTTGTATAAGGATCAAATGACAAGTGTTAATCAAATTCGTTATTTTTTTAGCACAAAATTTATTGGTTTATTATTAGAACAATGGAAGTTTATTATAGTCGCCCTGCTCCTCTTTACCCTTGGAGCAGCGGGTAGCTTTTTTTCAGTTGTCAATGATCCGCTGCATATTTACTCCATTCTCCCGGCGGAAATGGCTCAAGGGGTTGATCCTGAACAGCTTGGCAGCAACGATGGTAATGTAGATTCCTCCCTAATGTCTGCAAGCATTATGACGAACAACATCCAAGTAGCGATATTAGCTTTTGCTGGGGGTGTTACATTTGGACTTTTGACTGTTTATTTATTAATTTATAATGGCATCATAGTTGGCGCACTAGCCGCTCTATTTTGGCATTACGGTAAAACCTATGATTTTTGGGCTTATATTGTTCCCCATGGAATGATCGAGCTTACAGCTATTTTTATAGCAGGCGGTGCAGGACTGTTAATGGGTTATAAGCTTTTTGTTCCTGGTAATTTCACAAGAGGTTTTCAATTAAAGCAGCAAGCAAAGCGTTCAGTTCAATTATTGCTTGGTACGATTCCATTATTTGTTATTGCGGGAATCATTGAAGGCTTTATCACGCCTGCTGCAATTTCATTGGAAGCAAAGTATGCAGTTGCCTTTTTAACGGTCATCGGACTTATACTTTATATCGCTATTGGTAGATTAAAATTGATGAAAAATCAGGCTATAAGAGATTTCGATTCATAA
- a CDS encoding DUF58 domain-containing protein: protein MPTKRLLFIFSIVTILLIVGTALEISWKLILLVNGFVLLASLLDLFFSPKKKQISLKRIFPEEMERGLPYHVNIEVKNMSAYPVSFRLTDGVPQTFIRPFPLHGKAINDSITHAMYETRATERGKYEINKLYFRYSSLLGLWEKQITFESQMSVKVIPDLTETKNYLENAQAFLLYEGVKIRKQQSGIGDFAKIRNYVVGDDPRKINWRQTAKLREVMTNEYEPEHGKYITILIDCGRMMGAELKKGNRLEKSIEAALTVTAAALKKGDYVSVLAFSKDVKVFVPPAKGMAHMQTILQAIYNINVDAVESNYAAVFHYLGIMQKKRSLLLLFSDVSTFLHEESTLIYLKRIRQKHLFLMIGIEDETLLKRIKEFPTNIQDTMVKSMAQQQMLIKKKEKTKWEKLGLLMIEAREEKLAIAAVSHYIDIMNRNLL from the coding sequence GTGCCAACGAAACGGTTACTATTCATTTTCTCTATAGTAACCATTCTATTAATAGTTGGGACTGCTTTAGAAATCTCATGGAAATTGATATTGCTAGTAAATGGTTTTGTATTATTAGCTAGTTTATTAGATTTATTTTTTTCACCGAAAAAAAAGCAAATTTCCCTAAAACGTATTTTTCCTGAAGAAATGGAAAGAGGACTACCCTATCATGTGAACATTGAAGTGAAAAACATGTCTGCATACCCCGTCTCCTTTCGATTAACAGATGGGGTTCCACAAACATTTATCAGACCATTTCCACTTCATGGGAAAGCAATAAATGATTCGATTACACACGCTATGTATGAAACTAGAGCGACAGAGAGAGGAAAATACGAGATAAATAAGCTCTATTTTCGCTATTCGAGCTTACTCGGACTTTGGGAAAAGCAAATTACTTTTGAATCACAGATGTCCGTTAAAGTCATTCCCGATCTAACTGAAACAAAGAATTATTTAGAAAATGCGCAAGCATTTTTATTATATGAAGGGGTAAAAATCCGTAAACAGCAAAGTGGGATTGGAGATTTCGCTAAAATTCGAAACTATGTTGTTGGGGATGATCCCCGTAAAATTAACTGGCGGCAGACAGCTAAGCTGCGTGAAGTCATGACGAATGAATATGAGCCAGAGCATGGAAAGTATATAACGATTTTAATTGATTGTGGAAGAATGATGGGGGCCGAACTGAAAAAGGGAAATCGCCTAGAGAAATCAATTGAGGCTGCATTAACCGTTACAGCTGCAGCATTAAAAAAAGGGGATTATGTATCCGTCTTGGCATTTTCCAAGGATGTAAAAGTCTTTGTTCCGCCCGCAAAAGGGATGGCTCATATGCAGACCATTTTGCAAGCCATTTATAATATCAACGTAGATGCTGTTGAATCGAATTACGCGGCTGTATTCCATTATTTAGGGATCATGCAGAAGAAAAGAAGTCTTCTATTATTATTTAGTGATGTAAGTACCTTTTTACATGAGGAGAGTACACTCATTTATTTAAAGCGCATAAGGCAAAAGCATTTATTTTTAATGATTGGAATTGAGGATGAAACACTTCTAAAGAGGATAAAGGAGTTCCCAACTAATATCCAGGATACAATGGTGAAGAGTATGGCCCAGCAGCAAATGCTTATTAAGAAGAAGGAAAAAACAAAATGGGAAAAACTAGGCCTCCTGATGATCGAGGCCCGTGAAGAAAAACTTGCTATCGCAGCTGTGTCACACTATATCGACATTATGAATCGAAATCTCTTATAG
- a CDS encoding AAA family ATPase, with protein sequence MRSELTSLLEKFDKRIIGQNMNLRLLISAILAGGHVLLEGVPGTGKTQMVRTLSSLLGGSFNRIQFTPDLLPSDITGSVIYNMKDNIFQTQKGPVFTNILLADEINRTPAKTQAALLEAMEEKQVTIQGETYPLDDVFFVVATQNPIEFEGTYPLPEAQQDRFLFKLQIDFPTFDEEKNVLKQVIENSFDFNQVSSILDLNTFISIRNEIKSITIGEGVLDYIMQIVRKTRDSESIRFGASTRAAISIGKAAQAWAYLSGRDYVTPDDVKMTAKPALRHRIQLSPHIELEGATVDQIIEELVGSVPVPR encoded by the coding sequence ATGAGGTCAGAGTTAACATCCTTATTAGAAAAGTTTGATAAACGGATAATTGGTCAAAATATGAACCTTCGATTATTGATATCTGCTATTTTAGCTGGGGGACATGTTCTTCTTGAAGGAGTCCCCGGCACTGGAAAAACACAAATGGTTAGAACACTATCTAGTCTTCTAGGTGGAAGCTTTAACCGCATTCAATTTACGCCAGATTTACTTCCGAGTGATATTACTGGCAGTGTCATCTACAATATGAAGGACAATATATTTCAAACACAGAAGGGTCCTGTTTTTACGAATATTTTATTAGCAGATGAAATCAATCGTACACCTGCAAAAACGCAAGCTGCTCTTCTGGAAGCGATGGAGGAAAAACAAGTAACCATTCAAGGTGAAACTTATCCATTGGATGATGTCTTTTTTGTTGTTGCAACGCAAAATCCAATTGAATTTGAAGGTACATATCCATTACCTGAAGCTCAACAGGATCGTTTCTTATTTAAATTGCAAATTGATTTTCCAACCTTTGATGAAGAGAAAAATGTACTAAAGCAAGTAATAGAAAATAGTTTTGACTTCAATCAGGTTTCATCCATCCTCGATTTAAATACATTTATTTCGATTAGAAATGAAATTAAGAGTATCACAATTGGGGAAGGCGTTCTGGACTATATCATGCAAATTGTACGAAAAACACGTGATTCAGAATCCATTCGATTTGGAGCAAGCACAAGAGCTGCCATTTCAATAGGCAAGGCAGCACAAGCATGGGCTTATTTGTCCGGAAGGGATTATGTAACGCCAGATGATGTGAAAATGACGGCAAAACCAGCGTTAAGACATCGTATTCAACTATCTCCACATATAGAATTGGAGGGAGCAACCGTTGACCAAATCATTGAAGAGCTTGTGGGCTCGGTTCCTGTTCCAAGATAG